CAGGATTTGAACCTGCGACCTCCGGGTTATGAGCCCGACGAGCTACCTGGCTGCTCTACCCCGCGTCATCATGCTTTATTATATTAACATTATTATTTAATTTTGTCAAGGTTTTTTTTGTTTTTTATTATTCCCTTAACACTAATATAGTATAATATTTTTATCCTTTAGGGTCAATAGATAATTTTTGCTAATAAAGTATATTTATAACAAAATTAAAGCATCTAAAATTAGATGCTTTAATAATTCCGAGATCCCCTTCCACCTCGTTTAGAATCTGTGTGTCTTTTTAAGTCTTGATGTTTCTCATCACTGTCTTTTAAAAACTTAGCTAATTTATCTTCAAAAGAAATATTTGAACTTTGTTTTTTGTTAAAACTTTTATTTGATACAGATTTAGAATTAGCTTGTCTAATAGATAAACCAATTTTCCCATCTTTACCAACAGATAGAACTTTTACTTTTACTTCTTGACCTTCTTTTAAATGTTCTTTGATATCCTTTACATAATTATCTGCTACTTCAGAGATATGAACTAGACCAGTTACTCCTCCTTGAAGTTGTATAAAAGCTCCAAAATTTGTTATCCCGGTCACTGTTCCTGTTAAAATGCTTCCTACTTCAATAGACATTATTTCAAATTTCCTCCCCTAAAATATTAGTATAGCTAATTATACATTATAGCTTAGAAATGTGTCAATAACAGTTATTGCTTAGAAAAAATATAAACCCTTTCACCCTTTCTAACTAATCCTAATTCCTTCCTTGCAAGATATTCAATATATTCTAAGTCATGTAATCGCTCTATAGCCCTTCGATATTCATGGTTTTCTTCTTCTAAATTTTGGATCTTAATATTATAATTTTCTATTTCATGCTGAATTTTAGACAAGGTAATTTGCTGTTTTACTAAAGTTATCAATGTATATATGATAGCAATATATAATACAATCCTTCTAGTTCTTGAACCATAGGTAAAAAAAACCTTCACAGTACCCTTTGCCATTAGATAACTCCCCTTATTCCCGTTTTATTAATATTCTTCTACAAAACTTAAGTTATTTCCTTTTTTATTTCTTTGATTTTATAAAAAACTTTTTTAATAAGTAGATAAAGGAGAATAATTTAGAAGTTATCCAGATAATGGGTGACAGCAATATTAGTAATAGTTTGTAGATAAATTTATATATTCTAATAAAAGCAGTTCTAAGAAATTTTAAAACTTTAATTACTAATGTACTTAATGTTTTAATGTAAAGTATAAACCCTAAAGCCATACCCATTATTAAATATAAACGAACTTCTCCATAATTGGCAAAGATAAATACCACAAAGGTTGTTATAATAACAAGAATCCAAAAAATAAAATCTAAAAGATATTGAACAATTCCTTTAACTTTATGTGTAGGAACTAAAAATCTATAAATATCAAATATTATACCCAAAATTACCCCCCAAATTAACATAACTCCTAAAACATAAGTCTGAAACCATACTGACATCTTTGTCCCTACCTAAATAGACGCCCCATTAAGCCTTTACCTTTTTTACCCCCATCCCTTTGAGCTGCATATAATATTTCGTAAACCATACCTTCAATATTTACTTTTCCTAACTCTGTATTGAGATTTTTAACATTAAGGTCTTCTCCTCTTATAGCTATTAAGTTATTATCATGGGTAACTAAAATTACTTCCTCCT
The DNA window shown above is from Anaerobranca gottschalkii DSM 13577 and carries:
- the yabP gene encoding sporulation protein YabP gives rise to the protein MNMDRIKEHKEQKEHKLTLIEQKKLEITGIEEVDSFNQEEVILVTHDNNLIAIRGEDLNVKNLNTELGKVNIEGMVYEILYAAQRDGGKKGKGLMGRLFR
- the yabQ gene encoding spore cortex biosynthesis protein YabQ, yielding MSVWFQTYVLGVMLIWGVILGIIFDIYRFLVPTHKVKGIVQYLLDFIFWILVIITTFVVFIFANYGEVRLYLIMGMALGFILYIKTLSTLVIKVLKFLRTAFIRIYKFIYKLLLILLSPIIWITSKLFSFIYLLKKFFIKSKK
- a CDS encoding S1 domain-containing RNA-binding protein, which translates into the protein MSIEVGSILTGTVTGITNFGAFIQLQGGVTGLVHISEVADNYVKDIKEHLKEGQEVKVKVLSVGKDGKIGLSIRQANSKSVSNKSFNKKQSSNISFEDKLAKFLKDSDEKHQDLKRHTDSKRGGRGSRNY
- a CDS encoding FtsB family cell division protein, which codes for MAKGTVKVFFTYGSRTRRIVLYIAIIYTLITLVKQQITLSKIQHEIENYNIKIQNLEEENHEYRRAIERLHDLEYIEYLARKELGLVRKGERVYIFSKQ